The region TGGCAGAACCTCAACCCCGTGCTACTCAAGGCCCTGGAAGTCAACGACCCTGGTAACCAGTACGGTTTCCCCTACCTGTGGGGCAGTACCGGCATTGGCTACAACATCGACAAGGTCAAGGCGGTTCTGGGCGACAACGCCCCGGTGGACTCCTGGGACCTGATCTTCAAACCCGAGTACATCAGCAAGCTGAAAAGTTGCGGGGTAGCGGTGCTGGACAACGGTCCCGAACTGCTGCCAATTGCCCTCAACTATCTGGGCTTGCCGCATCACAGCCAAGACCCCAAGGATTATGAAAAGGCCAAGGAATTACTGATGAAGGCACGTCCTTACATCAACTACTTCCACTCGTCGAAATACACCGGCGACCTGGCCAATGGCGACATCTGCGTTGTCGTGGGATTCTCGGGTGACGTGCTGCAGGCCAAGAACCGTGCAGAGGAAGCGAAGAATGGTGTGAAGGTGGGCTATTCGATTCCCAAGGAAGGCGCACCGATGTGGTTCGACATGGTTGCCATGCCGGTCGACGCACCCAACGAAAAAGCCGGCTATGCGTACATGAACTACCTGCTGCAACCCGAGGTCATGGCCAACATCAGCGAGCACGTGCAATACGCCAACGGCAACCTCAAGGCGGACGCCCTGGTCGACCCGACTATGAAGGCCAACACCATGATCTATCCGAGCGAAGAAATGCTCGGCAAGCTGTTCGCCCTGGAAGCCATGCCGGCCAAAATCGACCGCATCCGCACACGAATCTGGACCAGCATCAAAGCGGGGAATTGACGGCCTTCGGCCAGCTTTAAGCTTCAAGCTTCAAGCTGCAAGAAAAAGCAGGCGGGTGTCCGGCCTGCTGTCCTCTTGCAGCTTGTAGCTTAAAGCCTGTGGCTTTTAGTGATGCTCGCGGGTTGCGCGGAACTTGACGTCTGGCCAGCGCTCTTCCATCAGCGCCAGGTTGACACGCGTCGGGGCCAGGTAGGTCAGGTGACCACCGCCGTCGATCGCCAGGTTCTCCACTGCCTTGGTCTTGAATTCCTCAAGCTTCTTCTTGTCCTCACAGCTGATCCAGCGCGCGGACCAGACGGTGATTGGCTCGTAGGCGCATTCGACCTTGTACTCTTCCTTCAGGCGGCTGGCGACCACATCGAACTGCAGCACACCCACGGCGCCGAGAATGATGTCGTTGCTGCGTTCAGGGAAGAACACCTGGGTAGCACCCTCTTCAGCCAGTTGCTGCAGGCCCTGGCGCAACTGCTTGGACTTGAGTGGATCTTTCAGGCGAACGCGGCGGAACAGCTCCGGGGCGAAGTGCGGAATACCAGTGAAGCCCAGCGCTTCGCCTTCAGTGAAGGTGTCGCCGATCTGGATGGTGCCATGGTTGTGCAAACCAATGATGTCGCCCGCCCAGGCTTCTTCCAGTTGCTCACGCTCGGAGGAGAAGAACGTCAGTGCATCGCCGATGCGCAGGTCCTTGCCGGTGCGCACATGGCGCATTTTCATGCCTTTCTCGTAGCGTCCGGAACAGATACGCATGAACGCGATACGGTCGCGGTGCTTGGGGTCCATGTTCGCCTGGATCTTGAACACGAAGCCGCTGAATTTCTCTTCGGTCGGTTCGACGGTGCGCTCGTTGGCGGCACGTGGCAATGGACGCGGAGCCCAGTCGACGACTGCGTCGAGTACATGGTCGACACCGAAGTTGCCCAATGCAGTACCGAAGAACACCGGGGTCAGCTCACCGCGCATGAATTCGCCCTGGTCGAATTCGTGGCAAGCGCCTTGAACCAGTTCCAGTTGTTCGATGAAGCGCTCGTACTCGTCACCCAGGTGGGCCCGGGCTTCATCGGAGTCGAGTTTCTCGATGATCTTCACCTCGGTACGCTCGTGTCCGTGACCTGGGGTGTAGACAATGATGTAGTCACCCGCCAGGTGATACACACCCTTGAAATCGCGGTAGCAACCAATCGGCCAGGTGATCGGCGCAGCCTTGATTTTCAATACTGCCTCGATCTCGTCGAGCAGTTCGATCGGATCACGGATATCACGATCGAGTTTGTTGATGAAGCTGACAATCGGCGTGTCACGCAGACGGCAGACATCCATCAGGGCGATGGTACGCGGCTCAACACCTTTACCGCCGTCGAGCACCATCAGCGCCGAGTCCACCGCCG is a window of Pseudomonas sp. DG56-2 DNA encoding:
- a CDS encoding polyamine ABC transporter substrate-binding protein; this encodes MRPLLIAPLLLATVAAQAADSVKIYNWSSYIAPDTLKNFQQASGIVPTYDVFDSNETLDGKLMTGNSGYDVVFPSNHFMARQIQGKALKKLDKSQLPNWQNLNPVLLKALEVNDPGNQYGFPYLWGSTGIGYNIDKVKAVLGDNAPVDSWDLIFKPEYISKLKSCGVAVLDNGPELLPIALNYLGLPHHSQDPKDYEKAKELLMKARPYINYFHSSKYTGDLANGDICVVVGFSGDVLQAKNRAEEAKNGVKVGYSIPKEGAPMWFDMVAMPVDAPNEKAGYAYMNYLLQPEVMANISEHVQYANGNLKADALVDPTMKANTMIYPSEEMLGKLFALEAMPAKIDRIRTRIWTSIKAGN
- a CDS encoding peptide chain release factor 3, with translation MTNQAAEVAKRRTFAIISHPDAGKTTITEKLLLMGKAIAVAGTVKSRKSDRHATSDWMEMEKQRGISITTSVMQFPYREHMINLLDTPGHEDFSEDTYRTLTAVDSALMVLDGGKGVEPRTIALMDVCRLRDTPIVSFINKLDRDIRDPIELLDEIEAVLKIKAAPITWPIGCYRDFKGVYHLAGDYIIVYTPGHGHERTEVKIIEKLDSDEARAHLGDEYERFIEQLELVQGACHEFDQGEFMRGELTPVFFGTALGNFGVDHVLDAVVDWAPRPLPRAANERTVEPTEEKFSGFVFKIQANMDPKHRDRIAFMRICSGRYEKGMKMRHVRTGKDLRIGDALTFFSSEREQLEEAWAGDIIGLHNHGTIQIGDTFTEGEALGFTGIPHFAPELFRRVRLKDPLKSKQLRQGLQQLAEEGATQVFFPERSNDIILGAVGVLQFDVVASRLKEEYKVECAYEPITVWSARWISCEDKKKLEEFKTKAVENLAIDGGGHLTYLAPTRVNLALMEERWPDVKFRATREHH